One part of the Truepera radiovictrix DSM 17093 genome encodes these proteins:
- a CDS encoding type II toxin-antitoxin system VapC family toxin: MFIRLLKEDKGALELWDEVTAGPQEEALVSCITLYELQRSGLRGLTEGEKTDRFLDALPQVCSILWLRDAESMRRATRLAHGNGLAMADALILFSLIEAGAEVIYTTDSDFEAYKAGPRIVRL; this comes from the coding sequence GTGTTCATCCGTCTCCTCAAAGAGGATAAGGGGGCGCTCGAGCTTTGGGACGAGGTCACGGCTGGACCGCAAGAGGAGGCCCTGGTTTCTTGCATCACGCTTTACGAGCTACAACGCAGCGGCCTTCGCGGGCTTACCGAAGGAGAGAAGACGGATCGGTTTTTAGACGCGCTGCCACAGGTCTGCAGCATCTTGTGGCTACGTGACGCTGAATCGATGCGGCGCGCGACGCGGCTTGCTCACGGCAACGGCCTAGCGATGGCCGACGCCCTGATTTTGTTTTCACTCATCGAAGCGGGCGCTGAGGTCATTTACACCACCGACAGCGATTTTGAAGCGTACAAGGCAGGCCCGCGCATCGTGAGGCTATAG
- a CDS encoding MFS transporter: MPTPLPRRLALGYGVAEVGASLSYNAINFFLLFFLVEVARLRPELAGAVLLLGRVFDAVTDPLMGVWSDRVRARRGTRTPFIARGALPFGLTFALLWALPALEHQGALLALAAAALLLHTLVYTFVQVPYLAMTPELAPDYESRTVLSGYRVVFATFASLVAAAAPPLLAAQFNAWRGLPEGAAFGWRAMGLLFGALMSLAYAATALAVREPARPGGRAAVPAARREGALRSLAAAHGYLPVLALFATLTLGLGTLSSILPFFLASRLQLPPAVQTGLLGLLFVVAALSVPLWTRLSSRLGKRGALSVGLALLAVSLPALVLMSPAGALSAALLLGTVVVGVGVGAVLLFPWAMLPDVLEFDALARGAARERRDGLLYAGFTFAQKLAFALAAALNGFMLGALGYRAGESVQPPSALAGVSWTVGGTAAFVFLLALPLVWRYPISRRAHEAARERLAARDAEV, from the coding sequence ATGCCCACCCCACTGCCCCGCCGCCTCGCCCTCGGTTACGGCGTCGCGGAGGTCGGGGCGTCGCTCTCGTACAACGCCATCAACTTTTTTCTCCTCTTCTTCCTCGTCGAGGTCGCGCGGCTGCGCCCGGAGCTCGCCGGCGCCGTGCTCCTGCTGGGGCGCGTTTTTGACGCCGTGACCGACCCACTCATGGGCGTGTGGAGCGACCGCGTGCGCGCGCGGCGCGGTACGCGCACGCCCTTTATCGCGCGCGGCGCGCTGCCCTTTGGCCTCACCTTCGCCCTCCTCTGGGCGCTCCCTGCGCTAGAGCACCAGGGGGCGCTCCTCGCGCTCGCCGCGGCGGCGCTCTTGCTGCACACGCTCGTCTACACCTTTGTGCAGGTGCCCTACCTGGCGATGACCCCGGAGCTCGCCCCCGACTACGAGAGCCGCACGGTGCTGAGCGGTTACCGCGTGGTGTTCGCCACCTTCGCCTCCCTCGTGGCGGCGGCCGCGCCCCCGCTGCTCGCCGCGCAGTTTAACGCGTGGCGCGGCCTGCCCGAGGGGGCGGCCTTCGGGTGGCGCGCCATGGGGCTCCTTTTCGGCGCGCTGATGAGCCTCGCGTACGCGGCGACGGCGCTCGCGGTGCGCGAACCCGCGCGGCCCGGGGGGCGTGCGGCGGTTCCGGCAGCGCGGCGCGAGGGGGCGCTCCGGTCGCTCGCCGCCGCCCACGGCTACCTCCCGGTGCTCGCCCTCTTCGCGACCCTGACGCTCGGGCTCGGGACGCTCTCGTCTATCCTGCCCTTTTTCCTGGCGAGCCGCCTGCAGCTGCCCCCGGCCGTGCAGACGGGGCTCTTGGGGCTGCTGTTCGTCGTCGCGGCGCTTAGCGTCCCCCTCTGGACGCGGCTCTCGAGCCGCCTGGGCAAGCGCGGCGCGCTGAGCGTCGGCCTCGCGCTGCTCGCCGTGAGCTTGCCCGCGCTCGTGCTCATGAGCCCCGCGGGAGCGCTCTCGGCGGCGCTGCTTCTCGGCACTGTGGTCGTCGGCGTGGGGGTCGGGGCGGTGCTGCTCTTTCCCTGGGCGATGCTGCCCGACGTCCTCGAGTTCGACGCCCTGGCGCGCGGCGCGGCCCGTGAGCGGCGCGACGGGCTCCTCTACGCCGGCTTCACCTTTGCGCAAAAGCTCGCGTTCGCGCTCGCGGCCGCGCTCAACGGGTTCATGTTGGGGGCGCTCGGCTACCGCGCGGGCGAGAGCGTCCAGCCCCCCTCGGCGCTCGCCGGGGTGAGCTGGACGGTGGGCGGCACGGCGGCCTTCGTGTTCCTGCTGGCGCTGCCGCTGGTGTGGCGCTACCCCATCTCGCGGCGCGCGCACGAGGCGGCGCGTGAGCGCTTAGCCGCGCGGGACGCCGAGGTGTAG
- a CDS encoding flippase encodes MTTLQRFRTSLATLLGPRGGAKQGALWTLLMRVVSTGLGFATSVLLARLLGVSGYGVYAFVFAWVNLLAIPTALGMDKLMVREVAVFRARGAWGALHGFVRWGNLAVLAASLGVAALAAGVGWVVLAPRDGLRLAFVLALASLPLTTLTSLRQAAMRGFNHIVSGQWPELLLRPVLIIAFSLLAWFALPRFGLPFNAVWATLAAFAATAVAFGVGALLLVRVLRDETESAPPSAEPGRWLRRALPFMVISGMYVLNARTDVVMLGMLADTDAVGLYTPATRGAELISFVLLAVNTALSPTLARLFAEGKRAQLEAATARSTRLITLATLPLALGMVLLGGVFLRLFGPEFVAARTALVILSAGQLINAATGTVGTLLNMTGFERDTALAVGLSATLNILLNALLIPPFGINGAAAATALSTLTWNALLATFVYRRLGFYALLGVLTLRRARHASER; translated from the coding sequence ATGACCACGCTCCAACGCTTTCGCACCTCGCTCGCAACCCTCCTTGGCCCCCGCGGCGGCGCCAAACAGGGCGCCCTCTGGACGCTTTTGATGCGGGTCGTCTCGACCGGCCTGGGTTTTGCCACCAGCGTCTTGTTGGCGCGGCTTTTAGGCGTGAGCGGCTACGGCGTCTACGCTTTCGTCTTCGCTTGGGTCAACCTGCTCGCCATCCCGACCGCGCTCGGGATGGACAAGCTGATGGTCCGCGAGGTCGCCGTCTTTCGCGCTCGAGGCGCGTGGGGGGCGCTGCACGGCTTTGTGCGCTGGGGCAACCTGGCGGTGCTGGCGGCCTCACTGGGCGTCGCGGCGCTCGCGGCGGGCGTCGGTTGGGTCGTGCTGGCGCCGCGCGACGGGCTCCGACTGGCGTTCGTGCTGGCGCTCGCGTCGCTCCCCTTGACGACCCTGACGAGCTTGCGGCAGGCGGCCATGCGCGGCTTTAACCACATCGTTAGCGGGCAGTGGCCCGAGCTGCTCCTGCGGCCGGTGCTCATCATCGCCTTTAGCCTGCTTGCGTGGTTCGCGCTGCCCCGCTTCGGGCTCCCTTTTAACGCGGTGTGGGCGACCCTAGCAGCGTTCGCGGCGACGGCGGTGGCCTTCGGGGTCGGCGCGCTGCTGCTCGTCAGGGTGCTGCGCGACGAAACCGAGAGCGCCCCGCCGAGCGCCGAACCGGGGCGCTGGCTGCGGCGCGCGCTGCCCTTTATGGTTATTAGCGGGATGTACGTGCTTAACGCCCGCACCGACGTGGTGATGCTCGGGATGCTGGCTGACACCGACGCCGTCGGGCTCTACACCCCCGCGACGCGCGGCGCCGAACTCATCTCGTTCGTGCTTTTAGCGGTCAACACGGCGCTCTCACCGACGCTGGCGCGCCTGTTCGCCGAGGGCAAACGCGCGCAGCTCGAGGCCGCGACCGCCCGCAGCACGCGCCTGATTACCCTCGCGACGCTGCCGCTGGCGCTCGGCATGGTGCTCTTGGGCGGGGTTTTTCTGCGGCTCTTCGGCCCCGAGTTCGTCGCCGCGCGCACCGCACTGGTGATTTTGAGCGCCGGGCAGCTGATCAACGCCGCTACGGGCACCGTCGGCACGCTTCTCAACATGACCGGTTTCGAGCGCGACACGGCGCTGGCGGTGGGTTTAAGCGCCACTCTCAACATCCTGCTCAACGCGCTCCTCATCCCCCCCTTCGGGATCAACGGCGCGGCGGCCGCGACCGCTTTGAGCACGCTTACCTGGAACGCGCTGCTGGCCACTTTTGTCTACCGGCGCCTGGGCTTCTACGCGCTCCTCGGCGTCCTCACCTTACGCCGGGCTCGGCACGCGAGCGAACGCTAA
- a CDS encoding DUF499 domain-containing protein → MTTDYDRVGQALKLYADSVRAYTLRKLKGHYGSGRAWLEAYLGSFKSESRRQNAIANLKNQQAPEDVFDIVHVKDLLLANQDVFRDDFKRSLQKAATWADEIVEVRHKYAHQQDIPAEDVTRALDSMARILISIGADEHAQAIKNLRDNAPPQASPSTQLAPWWQHAEPHEDIKKGGFDESTFAAKLDDVVAGKAPPEYGRAEEFLRKTYLTRELRSLLVDTLKRLAGTGGEAVVQLRTPFGGGKTHTLIALYHLVKSAADIEGMSDIQTLLREAGLDHVPHARCAVVVGTDVSVEPREAEAGVTVHTLWGEIAYQLGGRAGYEVVRASDESRISPSKDTLRTLIGKYSRVLILLDELLVYQVRASAVVVGDSNLQAQTFAFLQSLTEVVSSSKGTALVTTFPESHLEYYDHERAQSVFDTLGKILGRVEATRVPVQGEEIFEVVRRRLFRRIDEAQARGVVAAYQGLYENYRDDLPTDVRSQDYGRRMLRAYPFHPELIDVLYERWGTMQTFQKTRGVLRLLARVIEYGYMSPAARPLIGLGDVGLEDPQLRATVMQILRGGNWDPVLASDIVPSDGKAYLTDKERGGEYARHRLCQTTATAIFMYSHSGGGEKGVTEPRLRLALVQPDGISPTLLSDALSRLRGRLYYLYGNGSWVFRVQANLNAVLTDRMGQVKPNAVEERLKDAVSARAGGVPFIKPIVWPEETRDIPDNAQLKLVVFSPQQPADDKESLERATFVFQNTHASSPRVNKNTVLYLAGSSSDFGRARALVRELLALEEISADRGLELSPDQRLDLTERLGKTRERLPEAAKACYTRLYEPLDASSQKFRVHDVSAQVKTARSLVDAVVETLRSQDRLLAALDPALLATGPYDLWPADVETVRLRDLRDYFLRLPHLPYLENEDVLRNALVKGVRDGLFEIALKRDDSTPRVWRRTNPPAANDFFFADHYLLARPGVLHEPEVSKPGGEVKPPIAPADPAPPSSRDGTGPAAVSKNKTHVRLSFNDLSISDLPKLVDVAYALEDAKGKVSVEVRLSAENPAGLDESLLELNVRELLAQQGLRADWED, encoded by the coding sequence ATGACAACGGACTACGACCGCGTCGGCCAGGCGCTCAAGCTCTACGCGGACAGCGTGCGCGCCTACACGCTGCGCAAGCTCAAGGGTCACTACGGTTCGGGCAGGGCGTGGCTCGAGGCCTACCTCGGCTCGTTCAAGTCCGAGAGCCGTCGCCAGAACGCCATCGCAAACCTGAAGAACCAGCAGGCGCCGGAGGACGTCTTCGACATCGTACACGTCAAGGACTTGCTCTTAGCCAACCAAGACGTGTTCCGGGATGACTTTAAACGCTCCTTGCAAAAAGCGGCGACCTGGGCCGACGAGATCGTGGAGGTGCGCCACAAGTACGCACACCAACAGGATATCCCCGCCGAAGACGTGACGCGCGCGCTCGACTCCATGGCCCGCATCCTCATCTCCATCGGCGCGGACGAGCACGCGCAGGCCATCAAGAACCTGCGGGACAACGCGCCGCCCCAAGCCAGCCCCAGCACGCAGCTCGCCCCTTGGTGGCAGCACGCCGAGCCGCACGAGGACATCAAAAAGGGTGGCTTTGACGAGAGCACCTTCGCCGCCAAGCTCGACGACGTGGTAGCGGGCAAGGCGCCCCCGGAGTACGGGCGGGCCGAGGAGTTCCTCCGCAAGACCTACCTGACCCGCGAGCTTCGCAGCCTCCTGGTGGACACGCTAAAGCGCCTCGCGGGAACGGGCGGCGAGGCGGTGGTGCAGCTGCGCACGCCCTTCGGGGGCGGCAAGACCCACACCCTGATCGCGCTTTACCACCTCGTCAAGAGTGCGGCGGACATCGAAGGCATGTCGGACATCCAGACGCTGCTCAGGGAAGCTGGGCTAGATCACGTGCCGCACGCGCGCTGCGCGGTGGTGGTTGGCACGGACGTGAGCGTAGAACCCCGGGAAGCCGAAGCGGGCGTCACCGTCCACACGCTTTGGGGTGAGATCGCCTACCAGCTCGGCGGCAGGGCAGGCTATGAGGTCGTGAGGGCCAGCGACGAGAGCCGCATCAGCCCCAGCAAGGACACCCTGAGGACCCTTATTGGCAAGTACAGCAGGGTGCTCATTCTGCTGGACGAGCTGCTCGTTTACCAGGTGCGCGCCAGCGCGGTGGTGGTGGGGGACAGCAACCTGCAGGCGCAGACCTTCGCGTTTCTGCAGTCGCTGACCGAAGTGGTGAGCTCGTCGAAAGGTACCGCTCTGGTGACGACTTTCCCCGAGTCACACCTGGAGTACTACGACCACGAGAGGGCACAAAGCGTCTTTGACACCCTCGGCAAAATTCTGGGCCGCGTGGAGGCCACGCGCGTGCCGGTGCAAGGTGAGGAGATCTTCGAGGTAGTGCGGCGCCGCCTCTTCCGCAGGATCGACGAGGCGCAGGCTAGAGGGGTGGTAGCGGCCTACCAGGGGCTCTACGAAAACTACCGCGACGACCTGCCCACGGACGTGCGCAGCCAGGATTACGGCAGGCGCATGCTGCGCGCCTACCCCTTCCACCCCGAGCTTATCGACGTGCTCTACGAGCGTTGGGGCACCATGCAGACCTTCCAGAAAACGCGGGGCGTGCTGCGGCTCTTGGCGCGCGTCATCGAGTACGGTTATATGTCCCCCGCCGCCAGACCCCTCATTGGTCTCGGCGACGTGGGGTTGGAGGACCCGCAGCTCAGAGCGACCGTCATGCAGATCCTGAGGGGCGGCAACTGGGATCCCGTGCTGGCCTCGGACATCGTCCCCAGCGATGGCAAGGCCTACCTGACCGACAAGGAGCGCGGCGGGGAGTATGCGAGACACCGGCTCTGCCAGACGACGGCGACGGCCATCTTCATGTACTCACACTCCGGCGGCGGGGAGAAGGGCGTGACCGAGCCGCGCCTGCGCCTGGCGCTCGTCCAGCCCGACGGCATCTCCCCGACCTTGCTAAGCGACGCGCTCTCCCGCTTGCGGGGGCGGCTCTACTACCTTTACGGCAACGGCAGCTGGGTCTTTCGGGTACAAGCCAACCTCAACGCGGTCTTGACCGACCGCATGGGGCAAGTGAAACCCAACGCTGTCGAGGAACGGCTGAAGGACGCGGTGAGCGCTCGCGCGGGCGGCGTCCCGTTCATCAAACCCATCGTCTGGCCGGAGGAAACCCGCGATATTCCAGACAACGCGCAGCTCAAGCTAGTGGTGTTCTCACCGCAGCAGCCCGCTGACGACAAGGAGAGCCTCGAGCGCGCTACCTTCGTCTTCCAGAACACGCACGCTTCCAGCCCGCGCGTCAACAAGAACACCGTCCTCTACCTCGCGGGCAGCAGCAGTGATTTCGGCAGGGCGCGTGCCCTCGTCCGTGAGCTGCTAGCGCTAGAGGAGATCAGCGCCGACCGCGGCTTGGAGCTGTCGCCAGACCAGCGGCTTGACCTCACCGAGCGTCTAGGCAAGACCCGTGAGCGCTTACCCGAAGCGGCCAAAGCCTGCTACACCCGTCTTTACGAGCCCCTGGACGCAAGCTCCCAGAAGTTTCGGGTGCACGACGTGAGCGCGCAGGTCAAGACGGCCCGCAGCCTCGTGGACGCGGTGGTGGAGACGCTGCGCTCGCAGGACCGGTTGCTGGCCGCACTAGACCCTGCGCTGCTCGCCACCGGTCCCTACGACCTCTGGCCTGCGGATGTGGAGACGGTCAGGTTGCGTGACCTGCGCGACTACTTCCTGCGCCTCCCACACCTTCCCTACTTAGAAAACGAGGACGTGCTCAGAAACGCCCTCGTCAAAGGTGTAAGAGATGGTCTTTTCGAGATCGCCCTCAAGCGGGACGACAGCACCCCGCGGGTGTGGCGGCGTACCAACCCGCCCGCAGCCAACGACTTCTTTTTCGCCGACCACTACCTGCTCGCCCGGCCCGGGGTGCTGCACGAACCGGAAGTCAGCAAGCCTGGTGGCGAAGTAAAGCCGCCCATCGCCCCAGCCGACCCAGCCCCGCCTTCCAGCAGGGATGGCACCGGCCCTGCCGCGGTCAGCAAGAACAAGACGCACGTGCGGCTCAGCTTCAACGACCTTAGCATCAGCGACCTGCCCAAGCTTGTGGACGTGGCCTACGCGCTCGAGGATGCCAAGGGTAAAGTCAGTGTCGAGGTGCGCCTGAGCGCCGAGAATCCTGCCGGTTTGGATGAGAGCCTGCTGGAGCTGAACGTCCGGGAGCTGCTGGCGCAGCAGGGACTACGGGCCGACTGGGAGGACTAA
- a CDS encoding DUF559 domain-containing protein — MTKRLIEHRLPLAEVSVESAREKSIRHGHISTLHIWWARRPLAASRAAVFATLVPDSEENYELVKKIVPWEAVKDGNNAAILKARRKVLEANGGKPPKVLDPFAGGGAIPLEALRLGCETYALDLNPVAHIIQRATLEYPQKFGQPNSRPVPDYILSPPPPLLEGEGVKGVRSYIRDLARELRQRATDAESLLWQALRNRQLEQAKFRRQHPIGRYICDFYCHEARLVIELDGSIHDEPKQAEYDRVREAELKAQGYTILRFRNREVLENTEEVLGRIADTLAAGRWKQGGLGFNEDSERVTAYKKNPLAAEVRYWGEWVLERARSELAEFYPADPDGKTPIAYLWARTVTCINPACRAEVPLVRQWWLAKKPGKRLALSPQPPLPSGEGAKGVRVSFKVVEVGSKETWPDEGTITRGNAVCPVCSTVIPSRTTQEQARQNKWGQRLLAVVLSSSTSSGKSYRAATDDDLCIFEQAAAKLEALKQEMTFDGLPIIPEEPIPYEPRAFTPCIYGFDKWGELFNPRQALSLVTFAKWVREAHAEMQRQGMDEEWARGVATYLGILADRLADRASTVCRWDNTGESIMNTFARQALPMVWDFVEVNPMSEQTGGWLGAIDWVLRVVEHSAQSSSCPANVLRGSATRIPLEDNSLDAIITDPPYYDAVPYADLSDFFYVWLKRTIGHLYPADFRTPLTPKAQEAVQNPVRHGGDNSKAKVFFEDMMAQAFKEMYRVLKPKGQATIVFAHKSTDAWETLINALIKAGFTVEASWPLHTEMATRLRARGSAALASSTFLNCSKRSFSPSPGGEGRGEGPIGYFNQVRREMQAAIRPQLKEFWDAGIRGADFFMSAIGPGLESYSRYDEVRRASGEPVSVGEFLDEVRKIVMEFALQQVLSPFAPSPGGRGDWGVRVDEPSQFTLLTLWAYGYELPSDEARKLAQSSGIELRELSDMGLVSVRGEKANLLTARERLRKDDALGQPTLKAPQVPIVDAMHRALTLLPAGRQAISDYLEVVKYRKSESFWRTTQAFAEVLGDEESEGRALDELLTLRDNLPEPTQSAQQGLFTS, encoded by the coding sequence ATGACCAAGCGCCTCATCGAACACCGCCTACCCTTGGCGGAAGTCTCCGTGGAGTCCGCTCGAGAAAAGAGCATCCGGCACGGGCACATTTCTACCTTGCACATCTGGTGGGCGCGCCGCCCCTTGGCGGCCAGCCGCGCCGCCGTTTTCGCCACGCTGGTACCCGACTCGGAGGAGAACTACGAGCTGGTGAAGAAGATCGTGCCGTGGGAGGCGGTCAAAGACGGGAACAACGCAGCTATCCTAAAGGCCCGCCGGAAGGTCTTGGAGGCTAACGGCGGTAAGCCGCCCAAGGTGCTCGACCCCTTCGCGGGTGGTGGAGCCATTCCTCTGGAGGCTCTGCGCCTGGGCTGCGAGACCTACGCGTTGGACCTCAACCCCGTCGCGCATATCATCCAGCGGGCGACCCTGGAATACCCCCAGAAGTTCGGCCAGCCCAACTCGCGCCCTGTTCCCGATTATATCCTCTCCCCCCCTCCCCCTCTCCTTGAAGGAGAGGGGGTGAAGGGGGTGAGGTCGTACATCCGCGACTTGGCCCGCGAGTTACGCCAGCGCGCCACCGACGCTGAAAGCCTACTGTGGCAAGCCCTGCGAAACCGCCAGCTCGAGCAGGCCAAATTTCGCCGTCAGCACCCCATCGGGCGCTATATTTGCGACTTCTACTGCCACGAAGCCAGACTCGTCATCGAACTTGACGGCAGCATTCATGATGAACCCAAGCAAGCCGAGTACGACCGAGTCCGCGAAGCCGAGCTTAAAGCTCAAGGCTACACGATACTCAGGTTTCGCAACCGAGAGGTGCTGGAAAACACCGAGGAGGTGCTGGGGCGCATCGCTGACACCCTAGCTGCCGGTCGTTGGAAACAAGGGGGTCTAGGATTCAACGAGGATTCCGAGCGCGTAACGGCCTACAAGAAGAACCCATTAGCAGCAGAGGTGCGCTACTGGGGCGAATGGGTGCTCGAGCGCGCCAGAAGCGAGCTGGCAGAGTTCTACCCGGCAGACCCCGACGGCAAGACGCCCATAGCCTACCTGTGGGCCAGGACCGTCACCTGCATCAACCCAGCCTGCCGCGCCGAGGTGCCGCTGGTCAGGCAGTGGTGGCTTGCCAAGAAGCCAGGCAAGCGCTTAGCCCTCTCCCCACAACCCCCTCTCCCCTCGGGAGAGGGGGCGAAGGGGGTGAGGGTCTCCTTCAAGGTCGTTGAAGTCGGCAGCAAAGAAACGTGGCCAGACGAGGGCACCATTACACGGGGCAATGCGGTTTGTCCTGTATGTAGTACGGTGATTCCTAGCCGAACAACTCAGGAGCAGGCCAGGCAGAACAAGTGGGGACAGCGGCTTCTCGCTGTGGTTCTATCATCCTCGACGAGTAGCGGCAAGAGCTATCGCGCAGCGACAGATGATGACTTATGTATTTTTGAACAGGCAGCCGCCAAGCTAGAGGCGCTAAAGCAGGAAATGACCTTTGACGGTCTGCCTATTATTCCCGAAGAACCCATACCCTATGAACCAAGAGCCTTCACACCCTGCATCTACGGCTTTGACAAGTGGGGCGAACTCTTCAACCCCCGCCAAGCCCTCTCGCTCGTCACCTTCGCCAAGTGGGTACGCGAAGCCCACGCGGAGATGCAGCGGCAGGGGATGGATGAGGAATGGGCTCGAGGGGTAGCGACGTATTTGGGTATACTTGCTGACCGCCTTGCCGATAGAGCTTCAACGGTTTGCCGTTGGGACAATACAGGTGAATCCATCATGAATACTTTTGCTCGCCAAGCTTTGCCGATGGTATGGGACTTTGTTGAAGTCAATCCAATGAGTGAGCAAACTGGGGGTTGGTTGGGAGCAATTGATTGGGTGCTCAGAGTTGTCGAACATTCTGCCCAATCATCTTCTTGCCCTGCAAATGTACTCCGAGGCTCTGCCACTCGCATTCCCTTAGAGGACAACTCCCTCGACGCCATCATCACCGACCCACCCTACTACGACGCCGTACCCTACGCTGACCTCTCCGACTTTTTTTATGTCTGGCTAAAGCGAACCATTGGGCACTTGTACCCAGCAGACTTTCGCACGCCACTTACGCCAAAAGCGCAGGAAGCGGTGCAGAACCCGGTGCGGCATGGTGGCGACAACAGCAAGGCCAAAGTCTTTTTCGAGGACATGATGGCGCAAGCCTTTAAGGAGATGTACCGCGTGCTTAAACCCAAGGGGCAGGCGACGATTGTCTTTGCCCACAAGTCCACCGATGCGTGGGAGACGCTGATTAACGCGCTCATCAAGGCGGGCTTCACGGTGGAGGCATCATGGCCGCTACATACGGAGATGGCGACGCGGCTGCGGGCTAGGGGCTCAGCGGCCCTAGCCTCGTCCACCTTCCTCAACTGCTCTAAGCGCAGCTTTTCTCCCTCTCCTGGGGGAGAGGGCCGGGGTGAGGGGCCAATTGGTTACTTCAACCAGGTGCGCAGGGAGATGCAGGCAGCCATCCGCCCGCAGCTCAAGGAGTTCTGGGACGCGGGCATTCGCGGCGCGGACTTTTTCATGTCGGCCATCGGGCCAGGCCTAGAGTCCTACAGCCGTTACGACGAGGTTAGGCGGGCCAGCGGCGAGCCGGTCAGTGTGGGCGAGTTTCTGGACGAGGTGCGCAAGATCGTCATGGAGTTCGCGCTGCAACAGGTTCTCTCCCCCTTCGCTCCCTCTCCCGGGGGGAGAGGGGATTGGGGGGTGAGGGTAGATGAGCCCTCGCAGTTCACACTCTTGACGCTCTGGGCCTACGGCTACGAGCTGCCTTCGGACGAGGCGCGCAAGTTGGCGCAATCGAGCGGCATCGAGCTGAGGGAGCTGAGCGACATGGGCCTGGTGAGCGTAAGGGGCGAGAAGGCCAACCTGCTCACCGCCAGGGAGCGGCTGAGAAAAGACGACGCTCTGGGCCAGCCCACCCTGAAAGCGCCGCAGGTGCCCATCGTGGACGCCATGCACCGCGCGCTCACGCTCTTGCCCGCGGGCCGCCAGGCGATTTCGGACTACTTGGAGGTCGTGAAGTACCGCAAGTCCGAGAGCTTCTGGCGTACCACCCAGGCCTTCGCGGAGGTGCTGGGCGACGAGGAGAGCGAGGGGCGGGCGCTGGACGAACTGCTGACCCTGCGCGACAACCTGCCGGAGCCCACGCAGAGCGCGCAGCAGGGGCTCTTCACCTCATGA
- a CDS encoding M20 family metallopeptidase → MTLARISPALQTAALRREHRYLATLEALVRFESPTHDKALVDLLMTHLEATLVGHAWETERLPREAVGDVVVARKGWDEEAAGPRTLLLAHADTVWPQGTLAETPFRREGDRVYGPGILDMKAGIATATEAVCLLEESGVALRGPVTLLITSDEEIGSPHSRELIETLAREHDRVFVLEPGRDDGALKVGRKGVGDFFLTFVGKSAHAGNHPELGASALRELAHFLLFVEALADPEADTSVNLTVAQGGTAANVIAERARATVDFRVLRLGEAERVIQAVEGYRPADARVQVIVEGGLNRPPMEPTAANLALFEEAKSYASGFGVALEGAVVGGASDGNFTSAMGLPTLDGLGAVGGGPHARHEHIRVRETLERVALLAALLAA, encoded by the coding sequence ATGACCCTAGCGCGCATCAGCCCAGCTCTGCAGACCGCGGCCTTGCGGCGTGAGCACCGCTACTTGGCCACCCTCGAGGCGCTCGTGCGCTTTGAATCGCCGACGCACGACAAGGCCCTCGTCGACCTCCTGATGACCCACCTCGAGGCGACGCTGGTGGGGCACGCTTGGGAGACCGAGCGCCTGCCGCGCGAGGCGGTCGGGGACGTCGTGGTCGCCCGCAAGGGGTGGGACGAGGAGGCAGCGGGGCCACGGACGCTGCTCCTAGCGCACGCGGACACCGTCTGGCCCCAAGGGACCCTCGCTGAGACCCCCTTTCGCCGCGAGGGTGACCGCGTCTACGGCCCCGGCATCCTCGACATGAAAGCGGGGATCGCCACCGCCACCGAGGCGGTGTGCTTGCTCGAGGAGAGCGGGGTGGCGCTGCGCGGCCCCGTGACGCTCCTTATTACCTCCGACGAGGAGATCGGCAGCCCGCACTCGCGCGAGCTCATCGAGACGCTCGCCCGCGAGCACGACCGCGTGTTTGTGCTCGAGCCCGGCCGCGACGACGGCGCGCTCAAAGTCGGGCGCAAGGGGGTGGGCGACTTTTTCCTCACCTTCGTCGGCAAAAGCGCCCATGCGGGCAACCACCCCGAACTCGGCGCCTCGGCGCTGCGAGAGCTCGCCCACTTCCTCCTCTTCGTCGAGGCGCTCGCGGACCCCGAGGCGGACACCAGCGTCAACCTAACGGTCGCCCAAGGGGGGACGGCGGCGAACGTCATCGCGGAGCGGGCGCGGGCCACGGTGGACTTTCGCGTGCTCCGCTTGGGCGAGGCCGAGCGCGTGATCCAAGCCGTTGAGGGCTACCGCCCCGCCGACGCGAGGGTGCAGGTCATCGTCGAGGGGGGCTTAAACCGCCCGCCGATGGAGCCCACCGCGGCGAACCTGGCGCTCTTCGAGGAGGCCAAAAGCTACGCCTCCGGCTTCGGGGTGGCGCTCGAGGGCGCCGTCGTGGGGGGCGCCTCGGACGGCAACTTCACCTCGGCGATGGGGCTGCCGACGCTCGACGGGCTCGGTGCCGTCGGTGGCGGACCGCACGCGCGCCACGAGCACATCCGCGTGCGCGAGACCCTCGAGCGCGTCGCGCTGCTCGCGGCGCTGTTGGCCGCTTAG